Below is a genomic region from Argiope bruennichi chromosome 11, qqArgBrue1.1, whole genome shotgun sequence.
TCCCCCTTCGTCGTCCCAAATTCAAACAGAAACGATATTTACCGAAAATAGACTTTTTTGAACAGTCATGATCATGTACGTGGTACCTTCTGCCTTCACGTAATTTGAATTCGGCTGCCAAACGAATCTTTTGAAGTCGTACTGATCGTGCCAGTGGAATCTCTTGTCTTTCACTTCGTCCATGCGCTTGTATCTCTCGTCCAACTCGTAAAACAGCGTCGGTGGTGAGATAAAGATGTAAACACCCAGGCTGCACGGTGCGTTGATCGAAAGTGAAATAGGCCTTCACCATGTATAGGTCGTCCCAATGAAATCCACTCCTCACGTCACTGTTACGCCTCCGTTCACCTTCGGAGTTATTTCTTATGGATCTCTTGTACCTTTTTTCCAGTGATTGAAAATCGATCCTGTCAGGTCTCAAGTTTTCCTCCAAAGTGCTGGCAGAAGACTTGGCGGTTCTCACTAAATTCTCCACGAGAATTTCGTCGTCCCAAAGTCTCGGAGTACCCGTCTTCAGAGGCACAAACTTTAGCACGGGGCACTCGCCGCTACTCACTATGCAAGTGAATAGAGTTACATCactcaagctttaaaaaatattctttcttgtaAAACTTGCCTGGATGCTGCAAGGGTCCCGAGGGTATCTCGGTAGTCAAAGCCGCCGGGAAAACATCGTAGTCGCAGCCAGTAACTTCCATGGTCGAAAAAGGAGAGAATGATGCCGGAGTGAACAGGCAGAGCCCTTTTTAATGCAGACTGGACAGGAAACCGGATATCTCGTCACACTCAATGAGTCAACATATCTATTTCGTACCTGAAAAACCTTTGGACTCCGCCTCTTATTGCAAGCCACTGCGCACAATTCGTACTCAAGCAGTAAGTGCTCGGTCCCAGCTCTTTGTTCTCCTCGAATCGATTTATCGTGTGGTAATGGATGAGGTGGTCTTTAGGCCAGGTGTTTAAAGCTTTCAAAAGCTAATCGTACGAGACGACATGCACACAATAAAAACTTCTAGCGTGCCTCCAAGAAGCTTGTTTGACATCTTGGTTCAGCTCTTTCATCCAATTTTCGTGGTTTCTTCTGTGTACGGTCAAAAACCCGTTGGTCATAACGTACTCACCGTTTCTGATATCGAGTACGTAATTTGTGGAATTTTTGTGGACTTGATGGTCCGGAGGTTTGTAAAAATGGCAGGGTTTCCACGAGTTCGAGACGGGTCTTTGGACGAGCTTTGTCGAATCGAAGGCAGGTTGCATGGGCTGTTTGGCATCCAGTCGGGGATCGACCAACGGAGCGTCTAAGAATTGATTGGAGTCGAGAAATTTCAAATAGTCGAGAGTGAACATAGTAAACCTTTCTATGTTTATTGGTATAATAGAAATGTCTCTGGCGATATTCGTTGCcatgtttttttaacaataaatgtgTGTCATAATTAGGCGAACTATGAATGACAAcaggaatgaaattttttttttttacgtaagaAGACGCTAAGGTGAAGAGCCAACCCAAATACATGTTTCGAATCATGAAAATAATGTCGCACTCGAATGGAATTTACGTCAAAAATTCACGGAAACACGCACCGATATTCACTGTAATTGGTTATTTGGCTATCCGAGCTGCTTGattgttttgaaaacaattctTTACCCAACTTACTTTATTAAGGGTACCTTGCTCTATCTCCTTATCAGATGATGAACGGGGCGACGCCCGAGGAGATTAACGTTGTGACCGCCGTGGAGACGCCAAACGTCTGTAATTGACTGGCGTGTAGACGCATTCCACTCGTTTTCCATTGATGTAGATATCTGTATAATCCAAAGGGGCACAGGCACATTCTTCAAGTAGTGTAATCGAAAAATGCAAGAAGGGACACGCACACACTTCAGGAACTAACTAAACAAATGTTGAAGGCTGAGCCTTCAACTTGATATTTCATACTCGAAatggacaaatttttaaaaacgcaatTGTTTTTGCAATTCTGACTGtgcatatttttcgaaaaaactCTTATGTAAGAGAGAAAAAATAGCAAGGTACCTGCACGTTTAACTTGCAAagtacaaattaaagaaaaacatctcTCCCATGTAATATTGCGTAACAGCATTGCAACATGCATAATGAAGACACGACTCGAAAGAAAACGAActcaatttttacagaaaaaaaaattttttattcaaggaTTTGTGCCAATATTATTACATAGTCTTACAATCATTTTTATGCTTACAATACATGGAAGTTACCATTGTAACTATTCGTGGACATTGCATTCTCTTTGTTAGAGAACAATATTTTTACGTAGAGTTACAATCGGTTTTCTTGCTTATAATACAATACATGGAAGCTGTCTTTTACATTGTCATAAACTTTGTTACAGAATATTCATTTTGTACATTTAGTTACTGTATTTGAGTCATGATGTGACGATGCCAGTTCCCTATTATGCTGTACAATCAACTACTTGTCTGTAGACTGCAGGATTGTGCAGCTCATGcacaatttaagaatttttcaaaatcttaaaataagcTAGTTTCATTTTACATTCGGAATCCACTGTGTCCATTGAACAGGAAGTGGCAGCTTCTACTCAGGATATCGTACAGTCGCTCAAAAAAATATGAGTACCGGTACACAACCTTCTGTTTTTTACAAAATCCCTATTTTTGACCAACCTTTTTTCACGTGACGTCCCATGGAAGTCAAGATTGAAATatctcttttcttaaaaattaaacattattaaagtgTTTCTGAATGTATTTTATCAAGCTTGATAACattagtaaagttttttttttcctaagtcGAGATTGAAGTATCTCACTcctaaaaagaattaaacattattagtgtttctaaatacattttatcaagtTTGTTAAAACATTCCTAGTTAAATTATCAagttttatttgctaaaaaaacatgtaatgtaatattttataaacacataaaaagaaacattttttaaaaataaaaattgatttattaagaagcaagcatggaaaaaaattaaagtacagGCATTTTGTTTGTTTCAGTTCATTCTTCACAATTTTGTAATTGTTCTATTTTAGCTCTCAACTCTTTGATTTGTTTTCGTAAATCTTcgattaatatcattttattcaaactcGTACCACTGGGAAACTGGGGTACCGGTGACTGCATAAACGGTATATCTGGGGACTCTGGGGCAGGAAGCTTCGACGAACATTCTGAGGACTCTGGTTTCGGAATCTCCGATGAACATTCTGAGGACTCTGGTGCTGGAATCTCCGACGAGCATTCTGAGGACTCTGGTGCTGGAATCTCTGAAAGTTGTGAGGACTCTGGTGCTGCTGGAATCTCTGAAGGTTCTGAGGACTCTGGTGCTGGAATCTCTGAAGGTTCTGAGGACTCTGGTGCTGGTATCTCTGAAAGTTGTGAGGACTCTAGTACTGGAATCTCTGAAAGTTGTGAGTACTCTGGCGCTGGAATCTCTGAAAGTTCTGGTGGATACACGTGGGGGAACCACACCGACTGGTCTCCAATTTGCATGAGTATCGGCATTTGTCGTTGCTGAACCGCCTGGTTTCCGACTTGCATCGCCAGGGTTGTCGTTGCTGCGCCGACGAATCTGGAAAGTATTTTTCGATAGCTTCGTCCACTATCTTTGCCCTTTTGGAAACgtcactttaattttttctttttctcttctcgACCCGGTAGCAGCAGCCCGTCAGATTCGTGTCGGTCTCTGGATTTTTCCACAGTCCCCCTTCGTCGTTCCAAATTCAAACAGAAACGATATTTACCGAAAATAGACTTTTTTGAACAGACATGATCATGTACGTGGTACCTTCTGCCTTCACGTAATTTGAATTCGTCTGCCAAACGAATCTTTTGAAGTCGTACTGATCGTGCCAGTGGAATCTCTTGTCTTTCACTCTGTCAGGGCGCTTGTATCTCTCGTCCAACTCGTAAAACAGCGTCGGTGGTGGGATAAAGATGTAAACACCCAGGCTGCACGGTGCGTTGATCGAAAGTGAAATAGGCCTTCACCATGTATAGGTCGTCCCAATGAAATCCACTCCTCACGTCACTGTTACGCCTCCGTTCACCTTCGGAGTTATTTCTTATGGATCTCTTGTACCTTTTTTCCAGTGATTGAAAATCGATCCTGTCAGGTCTCAAGTTTTCCTCCAAAGTGCTGGCAGAAGACTTGGCGGTTCTCACTAAATTCTCCACGAGAATTTCGTCGTCCCAAAGTCTCGGAGTACCCGTCTTCAGAGGCACAAACTTTAGCACGGGGCACTCGCCGCTACTCACTATGCAAGTGAATAGAGTTACATCactcaagctttaaaaaatattctttcttgtaAAACTTGCCTGGATGCTGCAAGGGTCCCGAGGGTATCTCGGTAGTCAAAGCCGCCGGGAAAACATCGTAGTCGCAGCCAGTAACTTCCATGGTCGAAAAAGGAGAGAATGATGCCGGAGTGAACAGGCAGAGCCCTTTTTAATGCAGACTGGACAGGAAACCGGATATCTCGTCACACTCAATGAGTCAACATATCTATTTCGTACCTGAAAAACCTTTGGACTCCGCCTCTTATTGCAAGCCACTGCGCACAATTCGTACTCAAGCAGTAAGTGCTCGGTCCCAGCTCTTTGTTCTCCTCGAATCGATTTATCGTGTGGTAATGGATGAGGTGGTCTTTAGGCCAGGTGTTTAAAGCTTTCGAAAGCTAATCGTACGAGACGACATCCACACAATAAAAACTTCTAGCGTGCCTCCAAGAAGCTTGTTTGACATCTTGGTTCAGCTCTTTCATCCAATTTTCGTGGTTTCTTCTGTGTACGGTCAAAAACCCGTTGGTCATAACGTACTCACCGTTTCTGATATCGAGTACGTAATTTGTGGAATTTTTGTGGACTTGACGGTCCGGAGGCTTGTAAAAATGGCAGGGTTTCCACGAGTTCGAGACGGGTCTTTGGACGAGCTTTGTCGAATCGAAGGCAGGTTGCACGGGCTGTTTGGCATCGAGTCGGGGATCGACCACTTCGGgttgaattttaaaggaatgtttcgaaatatttaaattatgaactgAAGCGTCCAACGAAGCGTCTAAGAATTGATTGGAGTCGAGAAATTTCAAGTGGTCGAGAGTGAACATAGTAAACCTTTCTATGTTTATTGGTATAATAGAAATGTCTCTGGCGATATtcgttgccatttttttttaacaataagtgTGTGTCATAATTCGGCGAATTATGAATGACAacaggaatgaattttttttttttacgtaataaGTTGCAAAGGTGATGAGCCAACCCAATTACATGTTTCGAATCATGAAATTAATGTCGCACTCGAATGGAATTTACGTCAAAAAATTCACGGAAACACGCACCGATATTCACTGTAAGAAGTGGTATCATTTACTTCAATTTTACTGACTCGTTACATATCAATGAGTTTGCTAGTAATTGCCAGGAActcttaaaaaatttctcaattactTTTTCTCCAGCATAATAggaatgatatattaaattattttcattagccACGTTTCAATTAAAAGCATAGCTTACAGGAATATGTTTTTCGATAGACGATGTGAAACATGTATACGAATCAGGACGGGTGGTTGATATTTTCGACAACAAGCGTTCAAAGTGAGCATATACCACATAGCGGTGTTCCACACATTTGTTGAAGTGGTTAAATTTTAAGGACAAATCGGGAGGAATTGATAACCATCGCGGTTTGTTGTGTAAGCAGAGCTATTGATGCAACTCTTAAAGTTGTTTTTTGGGTGAAGCCGCTTAAGCAATTGACACAGAAATAATTTTCgtttgttttatttaacaatttattgaaaCTTCAAATCGGAAAATAATGATCGTCATAGAGGAATAAGTTGTCTTCGCGCTGATTTCTTTGCCAAAATACATCGGGTGCAGGAGATTGTTAACTCTAAGGTTATTGGCCTTTTCTACAGATTTCACATTTGAAAGTGTTACTGGGAAATTTAACATTGAGTAATTTCTCGAATTCAGAAATGGTTTGTTTTTCGATACTCTGTGAGCGTTTGCACGTTTAGGGAATAGCGTAGCTAAAATGGCGTAAAGTAAACATTGATTATTAGGGCAATGCAGATTCAGTAatgcgtttttgttttttagATTCGAACGGAGTTTCGCATTTGAACATCCTCCCGCTATTTCTCGAAAAGTTAACCTTCATGAACGTCGAGGAATTCCACCTCATTCAAAACCCAACCACTACGGTTGTGGATGAAGGCATatattgaattctgaattttggCAAATGCTTGATCGATGTAAGGTATGATTTGTGTAATCGCCGAAAGTCTAGCTgcagaaataaaaactttgctCCAATATTTTCTCATGAACaagttttcgaaaaattattctgAAGCATAATATAAATCGCAATCGTAAAACAGGTCCCCCGGCTCTGCTCAAAAGATCATGAAGATCGCTGCGACATCTATCAAAAATGCTCTCGAAATCAGAGGAATGAATTTCAGCTCCCCAACTTTGCACTGCACCGCGAAACGATGAATTAAATCTTAAGatcattgtgtgtgtgtttccgtaagttagaaaaaacatttaaacgtGCACACTTTTTCGAAATTAAAGCCGACTTAGTAACGATTCTAATATATACACACAAATCGGGGGAAAGTTTGGATTTCTCCCTATTCCTAcgtaaaaaatttacattgacTTAAGATGTTCCTGAATGTGTGCTATCCCTTCTAGAAGTACAGGGATTTGCTCTACATAGAAGTTGAAGCGATTCTTCACTTCACTTTTCTCGTTGGTTTTTATGAAGCCAGGATACAATGTCTTCCTAAAGGCCTTGAGCTCTAGGCATACGTCTTTGCCTATATGTACGGAATAGGGAGTTGCTATTTTACTCGACGTGACTTCACTTTCCTCTGACAAATCAAcatagaatttcctttttttagtaCTGGATGAAGTAGTTTTAGTAGCTCTTCCTCTGCAATCGTGGTGAGAAAGATTTTCGGCACTTTGCTCTTACCAGTCAAGTTATGACCCCCCCTCTCCTTGAATTGTAATTCCATGcatttctgctaaaaaaaaatgttttatctgcTATAAAGCATTACGTTGCATCTATTGACCAATTGAAATAGAAATgttccttaaaaaaatacaaaaacttaaaaaagaaaatgttaataaagaattgtttcaAAATGGTACTCATGAGCTTTGGCGAGTTGCAAAAACATATTCTGCTCATTacatatgatattaatattttagaatataaaattccaggCTAAGTTTTCGTTTTTCAGATTTGACTGATAAGATACGTAATtgtacaaaacaaacaaacatatcttgttatatttatttatttaatggtttGTTACATTTAttggttttgatttaaaattaaatttccggATCTTGTGTTTGAATTTGAcaacttaaatttatttgcattcaatAATATTCACATTGCTTAACCGCTCAATTTTTGGgaaatttgacaaatttggtcTACATAAAAAGATTATAGTATTTTTGAAGGCTGAGATTTATgcgaatagtttattttaatcatttttaatatgtaaaaattaaaaatttagaagggAAATGGATGGGAAAAATTCAATAAGTAGCAAagtacatgttgaaaattattgtaaCACGCATAGAAAGTtacgtaaaatttcaattttatcagattctcaattttaaaaattcatcatctgCTTAATTGGCCTCTTGATATtcttaaatatctcaaaaattcgCCAGCTGGCTATTATAAAATGACTCCCTCAAAATTAAAgatctgaattaaataaattaaagagtaatgagaattaaatttcaatattgtgaaattttatgcTTGCCAATTGAATTCTCCTGCTGCATATAGACGCTGCTCTTCAGTGgtgattataacatttttttgaagtatttatttggCTATCCGAGCTCCTTGattgttttgaaaacaattctTTACCCAACTTTCTTTATTAAGGGTACCTTGCTCTATCTCCTTATCAGATGATGAACGGGGCGACGCCCGAGGAGATTAACGTTGTGACCGCCGTGGAGACGCCAAACGTCTGTAATTGACTGGCGTGTAGACGCATTCCACTCGTTTTCCATTGATGTAGATATCTGTATAATCCAGAGAGGCACAGGCACATTCTTCTAGTAGTGTAATCGAAAAATGCAAGAAGGGACACGCACACACTTCAGGAACTGACTGAACAAATGTTGAAGGCTAAGCCTTCAACTTGATATTTTGTACTCGAAatggacaaatttttaaaacgcaATTGTTTTTGCAATTCTGACTGcgcatatttttcgaaaaaactTATGTAAGAGAGAAAAAATTGCAAGGGGCCTGCACGTTTAACTTGCAAagtacaaattaaagaaaaacatctcTCCCATGTAATATTGCGTAACAGCATTGCAACATGCATAATGAAGACACGACTCGAAAGAAAACGAACTCAATttgtacagaaaaataatttttttattcaaggatTTGTGCCAATATTATTACATAGTGTTACAATCATTTTTATGCTTACAATACATGGAAGTTACCATTGTAACTATTCGTGGACATTGCATTCTCTTTGTTAgagaacaatatttttatcaacagACGGTTGATTTAAAGCACTCTTTACAGCACTACAATCAAAATAAGAACGCATCAACTTTGGAACATTGTATTTGAATTTAGGACTATTCCTAGATccaaaataacacttttttgcATGAGGATCAGATTGCAATTCTtgtaaatcaaaattatctttatccGCAAGATATGTATCGGTATTCCAAATGAAATACATCGCTTGATCCTTAAAAAATTCCGAAGTAAACTTCATCTGACTAACTTTAGTTGTAGATGATGCAGGAATATTCACATTATAAGAAATCACATCCACAACAGGCacaaatgtaaatgaattaaatttcacatatttataatcagtcaaataacttttaaaactgtttaacaTCATTGCACGAATAGGCACCAAATCACCCCAGCGTTGAGCATTACTAGTAGAGGATTTTGCAGGAACAGTTTGCTGTACATCCAATGTccaagtaatttcattttttactgttACTTTTcgataattgttttttctttgtcTTCTTCGATACATTCGTAAACTCCTCCGAcgacatatattttctttttcatgagaCGTTGACGGCCTTTGCGATAACGTCGATACAGCATGCGTCGCCAAGCCATCCTCCTTCTGTAGTAACTTTTCGTAAACTGATAAATTCGGCTCTGAACACATGCGTGACGTAAACGAGTCGTCAAACTGGTTAAACACGTTGAAACGTGCTCTTAAAGCTTCAAGAATTTTTCCATCAAAAACTTGTTCtaacaaaaaatttgaagtaacaaatattttttcaggcCTAATCATCATTGTACCACCTTTAATTTCTGCATTAAAAGCATAACGATCActccagatttttaaaaaatatcctaacCAATTACGATGATCAGGTTCCACATCAGATAACAacacaaatttttcatttctatatccGTCCCAccatttattcaacatttttctgTATACATTACCCAACTTTAAAACACTTGAATCTTTTCCACATCTTGGGGGGCCACAAATCCAAACACCACAGGCATTTTCTAGATCCTGTGTTCGAAACTGAATGCAAGAGAGGATAGTTGTTTTGTAACGGAGGAACAAGCCTGGATACTGCTCCTTAATGGATTCAATCTCACCCTACTCAGCCTTAGCAAGGCAATCTTTAAAGACAGAACCGCCAGAACGAAGTTTCTGAAGCTCACCATATTCCGTGAAATCTCCATCCTTTGAACAGTATCCTTTATTCTGTTCAGGAGATCCCTTAGCTGCTTCAATATGAGAATTTGCAAGGCTTTTCTTGACAACACTAAACCTCTGTCGTTCGAGATAATAAATATATCCCTGGAGATGCTGGCGACCCGTAGTCGGACAAGTCTCTCTGCCAAAGCACATATATTTATGAATTCGGGGATCAAAAACGGCCTCTGGTGTCCCTCCAAACTGCGTAAAACACCAGCCATGAACACGAGTATTGCGAGACATCCGCACAGTCAACCTCCAACGTTCAAATAAACCGCCAAAATCTTGCCAAAAGTCGCCAGAATGGCGATTTTTTGTATGAACGAGATTTAAAGAAAACAGCGTAGTGAAAATGTTGCctgcacaaaaaaataaaatggcggCCAAATCGCTGAAATCGttaataatgaagaataaatatacCTGTCCCCTATTTGCCTCTAAAGCTCGCCCCCCTCACTACCTTCCACTTCACTCCGCCTCTACTTCGATGACTATGCTCCGTCTTCCGGCTGCTTGTCAaatcatggctcttgcgccataaaaccttaAACAAACTCAAACTCCGGCTGCTTGTCGTCTCTTTGAGGAGGGTAAATACGGATGATAGAGTCGATAAATGCCATGAATTTGCTGCACATGTGCTTATTCTTTTTCCACCACACATACTCGGCTAAATAATAATCTAATTGTGTTTTGGCTTTGCTGGCCGGTATAGCACGTTTTACTGCTCCCTACGTTCCTTCTATGGTATTAGTGTGTGCATCTGTATCCGGGTCCTTCAAATTCACACTATGATTTACCTTCAGATGCACGAAGCCTTCATTAGAAAGGCAATCGTAGATCTTCCAGCAGTCTGAAATTATTATCGAACCCAGAAGAATATACTCATTAATCACACTCAACAAAGAATCAGTCGTCCTATCATCCACAGCTTTCATAAAACATTTGCCCTTCTCGCGCTCAACTCCCCCAAACACCCATTTACCTTCCACATGTTTCCCCCGATTAAATTTACGTTTCCCGAATTTACTCTCATCTATCTCAACAGTCACGCCGCTTCCACCCACTTTCATACTACTTTCAATCATCTCTACCACACAAACCTCACGGCAGTAGGAACGATAATCACACACAGTCTTAGAAGAacatttactttctttcatattaaaatcaaccTTACTCGGAGTCACCCACAAATATACCTGAACTAAAATCTCCTTCAATGTCATTCGActcaatttataaaaagaaccCTTTTTCGCACTCCTTTTGACGTCATGCATTTGTCCTTTCACCTTAGATTTACACCTCCACTCAAAACCATCACTTATATCGTGCCTTTCAACCAATTTCATATCCTTACCACACTTACAACACTCATATTTATTCGCAATCAAACCCGCtttcatacaaaattcaaacGTTTCCTTATCTTTAACTAATCCAtgcaaatatcttaaattaacatTCTCATCATACCACATAACATCATTCTCACCAAACATTCTCGCACTTACCTCAGACATTCCACATGCAGCAGCAATcacaaaaatttcaagaaaagaacGCGGGAGCTGAAGATTAAAAAAGCACACGGGCAACATGgtcgaaagaaaattaaataatggcgGCTACATTCAGTTGACCAATAGGGTTAATGCAATTACCCTATTATAATTAGTTGTCGGGTCCGATAGGGGTTGCCATGTAAAAAGATTTAtcgcaaatgtaaaaaaaatatcgcgCCAAGGGTGACTCTACAGTAAATCTGATCCCCAAGATACAATGTCTTCCTAACGGCCTTGAGCTCTAGGCATACGTCTTTGCCTATATATAC
It encodes:
- the LOC129956696 gene encoding uncharacterized protein LOC129956696 — encoded protein: MLPVCFFNLQLPRSFLEIFVIAAACGMSEVSARMFGENDVMWYDENVNLRYLHGLVKDKETFEFCMKAGLIANKYECCKCGKDMKLVERHDISDGFEWRCKSKVKGQMHDVKRSAKKGSFYKLSRMTLKEILVQVYLWVTPSKVDFNMKESKCSSKTVCDYRSYCREVCVVEMIESSMKVGGSGVTVEIDESKFGKRKFNRGKHVEGKWVFGGVEREKGKCFMKAVDDRTTDSLLSVINEYILLGSIIISDCWKIYDCLSNEGFVHLKVNHSVNLKDPDTDAHTNTIEGT